From a region of the Verrucomicrobiia bacterium genome:
- the thyA gene encoding thymidylate synthase encodes MKEYLDLVRLVLDHGKLKKSRTGIDTISWFGAHYTVDLSQGFPLLTTKEVNWTAVLRELLWYLSGEDHIRNLRQHTKIWDAWADADGNLETAYGRYWRRFPHPYRDASGTWQVREVDQIQFVIDTLRKEPYSRRMVVTAWEPGNAETSKLPPCHYSFVFNVQGNRLNCHLTQRSGDIALGIPFNLACYAALTQMIAQEVGLDVGFFSHTIVDAHIYTAAPDSGLTEYDHVPGLREQLKREPYALPRLVIAKKPFDQVKFEDFQLVDYHPQPKIKFKVAV; translated from the coding sequence ATGAAAGAGTATTTGGATTTGGTGAGGCTCGTTCTCGATCACGGCAAACTCAAAAAGAGCCGCACGGGGATCGACACGATTTCGTGGTTCGGCGCCCACTACACGGTCGATCTCTCCCAGGGATTTCCCCTGCTGACCACCAAGGAAGTCAACTGGACGGCCGTGCTACGCGAGCTTCTCTGGTATCTCTCCGGCGAAGACCACATCCGCAACCTCCGCCAGCACACGAAGATTTGGGATGCCTGGGCCGATGCCGATGGTAATCTTGAAACCGCTTACGGCCGTTACTGGCGGCGGTTCCCCCACCCTTACCGGGACGCCAGTGGTACGTGGCAGGTGCGCGAAGTGGATCAAATTCAATTCGTCATCGACACCCTGCGCAAAGAACCATACAGCCGCCGCATGGTCGTCACCGCCTGGGAACCGGGTAACGCGGAGACCAGCAAGCTTCCACCCTGCCATTACAGCTTTGTGTTCAACGTGCAGGGGAATCGACTCAACTGTCACCTCACGCAACGTTCGGGTGACATCGCGCTCGGCATCCCCTTCAACCTGGCTTGTTATGCCGCGCTCACGCAAATGATTGCCCAGGAAGTCGGGCTGGATGTCGGATTCTTCAGCCATACCATCGTCGATGCCCATATCTACACCGCCGCACCGGACAGTGGCCTGACCGAATACGACCACGTACCCGGGCTTCGCGAGCAGCTCAAGCGCGAGCCGTATGCCCTACCCCGTCTGGTGATCGCCAAAAAACCGTTCGATCAAGTGAAGTTCGAAGATTTTCAGTTGGTCGATTATCACCCCCAGCCGAAAATAAAATTCAAAGTGGCTGTATGA
- a CDS encoding sugar transferase, which translates to MGDAICTALAMVAAVMLRLGWTSGLDYLHARQSAILISWAVFILAFYIGGLYESERLQSLGKTVAAAVISVSLGALLITGVFFAVLSIEIGRGIFLGFAAFIFVAVVCMRLIYVAASRHGFMSQRCLIIGTTSEARKAIELIRQNAHANLRILGLIHCGNERDRVGRFFDDYPVLGTLDTLERFVELYDIERLVLAAGQEAEPVLLRQLRSFRYRGIELVDFVALSEELAQEIPLDHIDDEWLFMASMNNSRFHIRRLKRLTDIFVSSVGLLVSALPAAVAAILVKLDSPGPIFYRQERLGRESIPFTLYKFRTMRVDAESVTGPVWAIEDDPRITRVGKWLRKFRIDEIPQLFNVLSGNMSLVGPRPERAVFIHKLSEKIPFYAERLLVPPGVTGWAQVMYPYAASIEESRRKLQFDLYYIKHMSFFLDMYVLLKTSKTILFGHERAHQPKPALTTKPRRTDVKTETLFFDPATGTPPSEGSEPEHRRRTQHPI; encoded by the coding sequence ATGGGAGATGCGATTTGCACTGCCTTGGCAATGGTCGCGGCGGTCATGTTGCGGCTGGGCTGGACCAGCGGCCTCGACTACCTGCATGCGCGCCAGTCGGCGATTCTGATTTCCTGGGCGGTGTTCATCCTGGCGTTCTACATCGGCGGTCTTTACGAGTCCGAGAGACTCCAAAGCCTGGGTAAGACCGTGGCCGCGGCGGTGATTTCCGTTTCCCTGGGCGCGCTGCTGATTACGGGTGTTTTCTTTGCGGTGTTATCGATCGAGATCGGGCGCGGCATCTTCCTTGGCTTTGCCGCATTCATCTTCGTGGCCGTCGTGTGCATGCGGCTCATATATGTCGCCGCGAGTCGCCACGGGTTCATGTCGCAACGATGCCTGATCATCGGCACGACAAGTGAAGCGCGCAAGGCCATCGAGTTGATCCGCCAGAATGCGCATGCAAATCTTCGTATCCTTGGCCTCATCCACTGCGGCAATGAGCGCGACCGCGTCGGCAGATTCTTTGACGATTATCCCGTGCTCGGAACGCTCGACACGCTGGAGAGGTTCGTTGAGCTGTACGACATTGAACGCTTGGTCCTTGCCGCGGGCCAGGAGGCGGAACCGGTCCTCCTCCGGCAATTGCGCTCATTTCGCTATCGTGGGATTGAATTGGTCGATTTTGTCGCGCTCAGTGAGGAACTCGCGCAGGAGATTCCCCTCGACCATATCGATGACGAATGGTTGTTCATGGCATCGATGAACAATTCGCGCTTCCATATCCGCCGACTCAAGCGATTGACGGACATTTTCGTTTCGTCCGTCGGCTTGCTGGTCTCGGCGTTGCCAGCCGCCGTGGCGGCAATCCTGGTGAAGTTGGACTCGCCGGGTCCGATCTTTTACCGGCAGGAACGCCTCGGGCGCGAAAGCATTCCGTTTACCCTGTACAAGTTTCGGACGATGCGCGTGGATGCGGAGAGCGTTACTGGCCCGGTATGGGCGATTGAAGATGACCCACGCATCACGCGCGTGGGCAAGTGGCTGCGGAAATTCCGCATCGACGAGATTCCGCAGCTCTTCAACGTTCTCTCCGGCAACATGAGCCTGGTCGGCCCACGACCCGAGCGTGCTGTGTTCATCCACAAACTTTCGGAAAAAATCCCGTTTTATGCCGAACGCCTGCTCGTGCCGCCGGGCGTCACAGGCTGGGCGCAGGTCATGTACCCCTACGCCGCCAGTATCGAGGAGTCACGACGGAAACTTCAATTCGACCTCTATTACATCAAACACATGTCGTTCTTCCTCGACATGTATGTCCTCTTGAAAACCTCCAAGACAATCCTTTTCGGGCATGAGCGCGCGCACCAGCCGAAACCTGCCCTCACGACCAAGCCGCGCCGCACCGACGTCAAGACTGAGACCCTGTTTTTCGACCCCGCGACTGGTACCCCGCCATCCGAAGGCAGCGAGCCCGAACATCGTCGGCGAACCCAGCACCCTATCTGA
- a CDS encoding glycerol-3-phosphate dehydrogenase/oxidase gives MNRDISALSDQYFDILVIGGGIFGAGVARDAALRGLHVGLVEKSDFASGTSSRSSKLIHGGFRYLQQRNLKLVFEACRERRILQRIAPHHVRPLPFLFPIYEGGSLSLAKLRLGMTLYDWLALYRNIAPHRMLSAERALEKEPALSRQGLRGAVMFYDCQEDDARFCVDHILHAAELGAVCLNYCTLTDFVTREDRIVAARVRDEVGLCTSEVTARVFINAAGPWVDQVRALTPFDGDSTRLSPTKGVHLVLPRLTQGHAVAFQARSDGRVLFVIPWGDYSLVGTTDTEFRGDPDGARAERADVEYLLAEVRALFPDASLSEAEVATTFTGVRSLLASDIASPSARSREHRVARHGRNLLSIVGGKYTTYRAIAQQAVDAALKILKVTAPPCRTAEVPLPNHRPAPTGERISDSPTVCVSDIAYACEEEMAVTLGDVMRRRTPLALSRAGGPEVALRVARVMAPLLGWSPDEERAQFERYAEEWNRNLP, from the coding sequence ATGAATCGCGACATTTCGGCGCTGTCGGACCAGTACTTTGACATCTTGGTCATCGGAGGCGGCATTTTTGGGGCGGGTGTCGCCCGGGATGCGGCACTGCGCGGACTCCACGTGGGTTTGGTCGAGAAATCGGACTTTGCCAGCGGCACTTCCAGCCGTTCCTCCAAGCTGATTCATGGTGGATTTCGCTACCTGCAGCAACGCAATTTGAAGTTGGTCTTCGAGGCCTGCCGCGAGCGACGGATCCTGCAACGGATTGCCCCTCACCACGTGCGACCGCTCCCGTTCCTCTTCCCGATTTACGAGGGTGGCTCCCTTTCGTTGGCCAAACTGCGCCTCGGCATGACGTTGTACGATTGGCTCGCCCTGTACCGCAACATCGCACCGCACCGCATGCTCTCGGCAGAGCGCGCCTTGGAAAAAGAGCCGGCGCTTTCCCGGCAGGGCCTACGAGGCGCAGTTATGTTTTACGATTGCCAGGAAGACGACGCGCGCTTCTGTGTCGACCACATTCTTCACGCCGCGGAACTCGGCGCGGTCTGTCTCAACTACTGCACGCTCACGGACTTTGTAACCCGCGAAGACCGCATCGTTGCGGCCCGGGTGCGTGACGAAGTTGGTTTGTGTACCTCCGAGGTGACCGCCCGGGTGTTTATCAACGCGGCGGGACCGTGGGTGGACCAGGTGCGTGCGCTCACACCTTTTGACGGCGACTCCACGCGTCTCAGCCCGACGAAGGGAGTCCACTTGGTGCTGCCGCGATTAACACAGGGTCACGCGGTTGCATTTCAAGCCCGCAGCGATGGGCGCGTACTCTTTGTGATTCCCTGGGGCGACTACTCGCTGGTGGGGACTACGGACACGGAGTTTCGCGGTGATCCGGACGGCGCTCGCGCCGAGAGGGCCGATGTTGAGTATTTGCTGGCCGAAGTTCGGGCACTGTTTCCAGACGCATCCTTGTCCGAGGCGGAAGTCGCTACAACATTCACCGGCGTACGCTCGCTACTGGCCTCGGATATCGCTTCACCATCGGCACGCTCGCGCGAGCATCGGGTAGCCCGTCATGGGCGCAACCTGCTGAGCATCGTCGGCGGGAAGTACACGACCTACCGCGCCATCGCCCAGCAGGCCGTCGATGCGGCCCTCAAAATCCTGAAGGTGACGGCCCCGCCGTGCCGTACCGCGGAGGTTCCATTGCCGAACCACCGTCCCGCGCCCACCGGCGAGAGGATCTCTGATTCGCCGACCGTCTGCGTTAGTGACATCGCGTATGCTTGCGAAGAGGAGATGGCCGTTACGCTTGGCGACGTCATGCGGCGACGCACCCCGCTTGCGTTGAGCCGTGCGGGTGGGCCGGAGGTTGCCCTGCGAGTGGCGCGCGTGATGGCGCCGTTGCTAGGTTGGAGTCCGGACGAAGAACGCGCGCAATTCGAGCGCTACGCCGAAGAATGGAATCGAAATCTCCCATGA
- a CDS encoding glycerophosphodiester phosphodiesterase produces the protein MTRRPLIIAHRGFSGRYPENTLASVRAALALGVDFLEIDVQETRDGELIVFHDYRLNRICGVRGRVRHKTLAEIQGLNPQVPTLREVLSACRGRARVLIEVKRADPRKVAEVIAKLRMEQDVIVFALSVARMKQFAAVAPGVPRFGLIARNPLWAMRRLKAAVNIEGLGISRRLVMSPRVVRRIHRRGWKVFVWTVNREVEMKRLASWGVDGIITNHPDRAKSCLARP, from the coding sequence ATGACCAGGCGCCCTCTGATTATCGCCCATCGCGGCTTCAGCGGTCGGTATCCGGAGAACACACTGGCTTCCGTGCGGGCAGCGCTCGCACTGGGCGTCGATTTCTTGGAAATCGACGTACAAGAGACGCGTGACGGTGAATTGATCGTGTTCCATGACTACCGGCTCAATCGAATCTGCGGCGTGCGCGGTCGCGTGCGCCACAAAACGCTGGCTGAGATCCAGGGGCTCAACCCGCAAGTCCCGACCCTTCGAGAAGTTCTCAGCGCATGTCGGGGAAGGGCGCGGGTGCTCATTGAAGTCAAGCGGGCAGACCCGCGCAAAGTCGCCGAAGTGATTGCGAAGCTGCGTATGGAACAGGACGTTATCGTCTTTGCGCTTTCGGTGGCACGGATGAAGCAATTTGCCGCGGTCGCTCCCGGTGTTCCGCGCTTTGGCCTCATTGCGCGCAATCCGTTGTGGGCGATGAGGAGGTTGAAAGCCGCGGTGAACATTGAAGGGCTCGGCATCAGTCGCCGACTCGTCATGTCGCCGCGCGTCGTGCGACGGATTCACCGGCGCGGCTGGAAGGTTTTCGTGTGGACGGTCAACCGCGAGGTCGAGATGAAGAGGCTCGCAAGTTGGGGTGTGGACGGCATTATCACCAACCACCCCGACCGCGCCAAATCTTGTCTTGCGCGGCCCTAG